In Pseudonocardia sp. DSM 110487, the sequence AAGGACGCGAGCTCGATCTTGAAGACCTCATCACTGAGAGGCGAGTCGTTGTTCTTGGCGATCCAGGAGGCGGCAAGACAACGCTCACGAAGAAGCTATCCCAGGATTTGGTGAAGGGCTCCATCCCGACGGCGAATCCAACAGTTCCCCATGAAACAATATTCCCGTTCGTGGTTGTACTACGAGAGTTCGGCGCCTTCCTGGCACGATCATCCGGGTCGGTCGCCGAATTCATATCCGAGACCCTCCGTGTCACTTACCAGGTGACTCTAACAAGCGACTCGATCGAGTACATTCTGTCAGTGGGCCGCGCATACGTGATCTTCGACGGTCTCGACGAGCTGCTCGACCCCAGCGACAGGCAGCGGGTCGCCGACATCGTGACAGCGTTCGGCGTACTGTATTCGAGTACTGGCATTCTTGTCACTTCAAGGCGCGTCGGCTATCTTCAGGCTCCGCTCCCTGCAGACGATTTCACCATTGTGAGTCTTGACGGCTTCGAGGCGGCGCAGGTCGAAGCATACGTCCGGAACTGGTTCTCACTTTTGCCCGGACTGCCGGACGAGCGTCGAGCCGAGATGGTGAGACAGTTTATCGAGGATTCGAGAGCGGTTCCAGACCTGTGCTCAAGTCCATTGATGCTCGCACTTATTTGCACTATTTACCGTTTCGAGGGATATATCCCCCGAAACCGACCGGACGTGTACGAGAAATGCACGAAGATGCTGTTCGATCGATGGGATAGACACCGCGGACTGCGCGAACAATTTGAATTTGAAGCCCACGTTGAGCCCGCACTGATGTCACTTGCTCACCGCATCTATCTCGACTCGGATCTTCAGTCTGGTGTCACGGAGCGTGGACTAGTATCTGCTGCCGCGGATTATCTTGATGAATGGCAGTACGGTGATCGTGTCCTCGCAGAACGCGCGGCTGAGCAGTTCGTCCGGTTCTGCAGAGGTAGGGCATGGGTATTCAGTGACGTCGGCTTGACGCCGGACGGCGAGTCTCTCTACGCCTTCACGCACAGAACGTTTCTAGAGTACTTTACTGCAGCTCACCTTGCCCGAACAGTGACCTCAACCGACGAACTGTTGTCCACGTTGCTTGAGAAAATTCGTATGAACGAGTGGGATGTCGTGGCCCAGCTCGCACTTCAAATTCGGGCGAAGAGTCGTCAAGGCGGCCCTGACGTTGTGGCAACGAGCCTGCTCGAAAGTGCAGAACTATGCAGCGAAGAGGAAGAGAAGCGAAATATTCTTGCCTTTATCTCTCGCTGCCTCGGCTTTCTTCCGCTTTCCCCTCGCTGCGCCCGCGGCTTTGGCTCAACCCTTATTGAGTTGGCGTTGGGCCTGGAGATCCAGGAGAAAGCACCACAGACTGGCTCACGTAGCCGCATTCTCTCAGAAGCGCTTAAAGGGATTGTAGAGAGCGCACTAGAGGCTCGGGTAGCGCTCGGCGAAAGCGCTGCACAGTTCCTGCTCGGTAGACTCGAGAGCCTGATCGGCGAAAGACCAGAGGTACAGGACCCTAACCCTGCGCACGAGATAACCGTCTCCGCGGCATGGTCGTTAGGACGCCGGTGCGCTAGTCTCCAGGCGACTAGTGAGATCGGCACCCGTCTCGCTGCCGCGGTTGGAGACCAACTTGCTGCAAACTATCGGTCGTGGGGTAAATGGGCGGCAGTAGCATTATACTGGGGAGGGCAACTCTCCCCGCTCGAAGTCGTAGATGCGATTCCACCACAGTCTTGGCGATTCAGCTCTCCACAAGCAGGCCTCAACATTTCCCTGGTGCAGCCAGTCTACTCCGCACTGGCGGACGTTCTAAGCGAGGAAAAGAATATAGCGAAGGAAGAATTCGCTAAAGCGACATCCCTTGTCCACGAGTACGCTCAGCGGGCAGCAGAGGCGATCCCGCTATCTGGCGCCGATTTCGGCGCTGACACAACACCTCTACAGAGCCTACTTGAGTCCACATTCCTCCGGCGGAATCAAGATGAGAATGCACCTGTACTGCAGAATCCCCTGTCCGGGCAAAACATTCTTGATTCGGGCCTGCTTCTGGCGACTTTTTTCGAACGGCAAGAAGATGCCGAAGTAGTCGACTCCTTGACACCTTTGCTCGGTCGTCTCCGGCAACTAGAGCCGATCCTCCGTGCTCGGGCACAGGGTGGCGGGGGCCATCGCGCCGCAGCCGAGGCTGTAATCCCTGCGGGCAAGCACCGGGATCTCCTCCTCTCCTGGGCGGCAGGAGAAGTCGACTTCCTGCTACCCCTGGCGTCCGCGACGGACGGCTGATGGATGGGATCGCGCAGTGCGGCTCGGAATATGCAGCCGCGAGCCGCGCTTGCGGCTGCATCGGGCACAGCGCTGCGCGGCGCCGCCTTGAACAAGGAAGGCAAGTGTGAACACGCGGGCCGTGGCTCTCGGTGGCTCGGTGGTTCGTGGCTACTTGGTCGACGCAGTGCTGCTCGTCGATGCCGCGCTGTCGTCGCAACGCAGCCTTACGGGCAGGTGCCTGCGGAGATCGCGGACTTGACTGCGCAGCGGCGGACGCCGTCCCGCCGCTGCCCCTCTGTCGCGCTGACGGCCCGAACGCGAGGCCGCTCACCCTCGGCGCCCAAAATCAAACCCCACTCGCGCATCAGGTCGAACGCCCTCTTCACCGTCGATGGCGAAAGCCCACGCTCGACTGCCAATGCCTTGACACCTGGGAGGTGGCCGTCCGCGGCGTACTCGCCTGATGATTCTCTCCCGCAGCTCGACCGCGAGCCGCTCCCGCGGACTCCGCGGCCGGCGCAGCACACGGCCGACGTCATCGGTCGGCACTGCTGGCCGCGCCGGGCCGCGCTGAGCAAGCACAGCAGCCGCCCGTTGGTCCGCCTCCGCCACCCATGCCGCGTAGACCCGGAGCGTGGTCACACCGCCCCCACCGTGCCCGAGCCGGCCGGCAACGGTCCGCACGTCGACGCCGGCTGCGATGAGCTCGGTCGCGGAGTAGTGCCGCAGGCAATGCAGGTGCGTGTCGATGTCGAGCCGCTTCGCGAGCCGGCTGTACCGCTGCGACACCGATGAGGGCACGAGCGGCCGGCTGCTGTCCGGCGCCAGCGAGAACACGAAAGCGTCCCGTGCGAGCGGCACGTCGAGGGCCTCGCACCGCGCCGTGCAGCGCTCGTTGTGCTCCGTGAGCGCGGTGACCGTCTCCGGGTCGAGGGCGCACCCGGCGTTGCTGGTGGGTCTTGGTGTCCTTCTCGAACCGCTCCGTCCCGTGCTGCGCGATCGCGCGGCGGATCGTGGAGAACTGCGCCGGGCAGATCCACGTGCGACCAGCGCAGGCCACACAGCTCCCCCCGGCGGGCGCCGGTGACCATGGTCAGCCAGACGAGCATGCCCCAGTCCGGGTCCTGCCACGCCTCCTCGACGATCTGCGCCGCTTCTGCGGGTGTCGGGGGCTGCGGATCAGGCGCGGTGGGTCGGGGAGCGTCCACGAGCTTGACCGGGTTCTGGCTCACCCAGCGCCAGCGCACGCCCTTCTCGTACGCGCTGCACAGGACGAAGTGGATGTGCCGGATCGTCGTCGACGACAGGCCGTTGCAGCGGTGCGGGCGGCATCGCGAGTCGCACTCGTGCCGCCGCGGCGTCCGGTGGTCGACCAGGCCTCGGGAGCGGTCGCAGTGGACGCGGCAGCGGCGCAGCTCGGCGTAGAGCGAGTCGAGGACCTCGACGTCGACCGCGCCGGCCTTGAGCCTGCCGACGAACGGCCGGATGTGCTTCTCGGCGTACTTGGCGTACATCTTCCGCGTCGACTCGGCGACGTCGAGCGTCTCCAGGTAGCGGTCCAGCAGCTGGTCCAGGGTGGCGTTCGTCCGCGGGTGCTTGCGCTCGTCGACCTGGGCGGCGAGCCGGCGGACCGCCTTCTCCGCCTCGTCCGCGGCCTTCGGGCCGGCGGGGATCACTTCGCGGAGGAAGTGCCGCCGCCCGGTGAGCGGATCCGTGCCGGCGTAGACGACGGCCCTCAGGGAGCCGGAGGGCAACTGCTCGACGCGCCCGCGGGACCGCGTACGGCGCTTGTAGGTGGCCATGGCGCGGACGCTAGGAGCGGCTCGCACCACGAACGGCACCACGCGAGCGAACTCGCAGGTCAGCGACCTGCAAATGTCCTGGTCAGATCGGTGGGCGCGGCAGGGATCGAACCTGCGACCGCTCGGGTGTAAACCGAGTGCTCTCCCGCTGAGCTACGCGCCCGGTGCCGGACCGCTGAAGCGGTCCGCGCATGTTAAGCCACCGAGGCCAACGCTTTCTTCCACGCGTCCTGGTCGCGGGCCTCGCCGGGGGCGTTCACCTCGGCGAACCGCACGATGCCTTGCTGGTCCACGAGGAAGGTGCCGCGCACGGCCATGCCGCGGTCGGCGTTGAACACGCCGTAGGTCTTCGCGAGCTCGCCGTGCGGCCAGAAGTCCGACAGCAGGGGGAACTGGTAGCCCTCCTGGTTGGCCCACGCCTTGAGGGCGAACACGTGGTCGACCGACACGCCGAGCACCTGGACGTCCTCGTTCTGGAAGCTGCCGATGTCGTCCCGGATGGCGCACAGCTCACCGGTGCAGATTCCGGAGAACGCGAACGGGTAGAAGACGACCAGCACGTTGCGCCGGCCGCGGAACGACGAGAGCGTCACGTCCTGGTTGTTCTGGTCCTTGAGGGTGAAGTCGGGTGCCTCGGTGCCGACCTCGGGCGCCATGAGCAGGTCTCCTCGCTGCGAGCGGTGCGTTCTCCGAGGAGCCTAGTCGGGCGAGGTCGCCCACGGCGCGGATGGGAGGCACGGATGGGCACTGCGGACTGGTTCCTCACGCGGCCCGAACGCGGGAACCCGGCCTACCGGCAGCCGGACTGGCGCGAGGGCAACGACGTCCGCGCCCACGTGCACGGCACCGCCTACTTCGCCCGCCTGGTTGCGGAGGTGCGGGCGCTGCGCCCCGGCGACCACCTCCTCTTCACCGACTGGCGCGGCGATGCCGACGAGCTGCTCTGCCCGGAGGGGCCCACGGTCGGCGAGCTGTTCTGCGACGCCGCGCGCCGCGGGGTGGTCGTCAAGGGCCTGATGTGGCGCTCGCACGCCGATGAGCTGTCCTACAGCGGGCAGGAGAACCGCCAGCTCGGTGACGAAGTACACGCCGCGGGCGGCGAGGTCCTGCTCGACGAGCGGGTGCGCCGGGCGGGCTCCCACCACCAGAAGCTGGTGGTGCTGCGCCACCTGGACGACCCGGGCCGGGACGTGGCGTTCGCGGGCGGGATCGACCTGTGCCGCTCACGCCGCGACGACCACACCCACCGCGGCGACCCGCAGGCCGCGCCGATGGCCGCGGCCTACGGCGAGCACCCGCCGTGGCACGACGTGCAGCTCGAGGTCCGCGGCCCGGCCGTCGGCCTGCTCGACGCGCTGTTCCGGGAGCGCTGGGATGACCCGCACTCGGTCGACGTCCACAACCCGATCGCCTGGCTGCGCGACCGCCTCTCGAACACGGACATGCGGGCCGACCCGCTGCCCGAGCGGCCACCCGACCCGCCGCCGGCCGGGCACGCGACGGTGCAGGTGCTGCGCACCTACCCCGCCGTCCGGCCCGGCTACCCGTTCGCCCCGCACGGGGAACGATCGGTGGCACGGGGCTACGGGAAGGTCCTCCGCCGCGCCCGGCGGCTCGTCTACCTCGAGGACCAGTACATGTGGTCGCCGCACATCGCGCGGCTGCTCGCCGAGGCGCTACGGCGCAACCCCCGGCTGCACCTCATGGTGGTCGTCCCCCGCCACCCGGACGTGGACGGCCGGTTCGCGCTGCCACCCAATCAGGTGGGCCGGGTGCAGGCGATCGAGGTGTGCGAGCGGGCCGCCCCCGACCGGGTGCACGTCTACGACCTGGAGAACCGCGAGGGCACCCCGGTGTACGTGCACGCGAAGGTCGCTGTCGTCGACGACACGTGGGCGTGCGCGGGCAGCGCCAACCTCAACCGGCGTTCCTGGAGCCACGACAGCGAACTGTCCGTCGCAGTGCTCGACGACGAGCGCGACGACCGCGAGCCGGTCGACCCGGGCGGGCTGGGCGACGGAGCGCTGCGGTTCGCCCGTGACCTGCGGCTCACGCTGCTGCGCGAGCACCTCGACCGCAGGCACGGCGACGATGCCGACCTGCTCGACCCCGACGACGCCGTGCGCGCCGTTGACGCCGCCGCCGAGGCCCTCGACGCATGGCACGACGGCGGCCGGGGTGGACCCCGGCCGCCTGGGCGGTTGCGCCACCACCGGCCCGAACGGATGCGCAAGCGCACCCGGTTGTGGGCGGTGCCGGCATACCGGCTCGTCTACGACCCGGACGGGCGACCGTGGCGCGATCGGATGCGAGGACGCTGGTGAGTACTCAGCGCCCTCTGTTCACCCTCGAGCCGCTCCGCTCAGCGCCGTCTGTTCGCTGCGCAAGCTCCGCTCAGCGCCGGGACTTCGCCGCCTTCGGCGACACCAGCCGAGATCCCACCCAGCCCTCGCTGACCGTGATGTTGGAGGTCTGCGAGAGCCCGGCCGTGGGCGCGGCCTCCGCGATGTCGCTGGGCTCCACGTGCCCGGGGCGCCCCGTCTTCGGGGTGAGCACCCAGATCACGCCGTTCTCGGCGAGCGGACCGATCGCGTTGATCAACGCATCCACGAGGTCCCCGTCGCCGTCGCGCCACCACAGCAGGACGAGGTCGATGACATCGTCGGCTTCCTCGTCGAGCAGATCGTCGCCCGCTCTTTCCTCGACGGCGTCGCGCACCGCCTCATCGACGTCGCTGTCCCAGCCGAGTTCCTGGACAACCATGCCCGGCTCGACACCGAGCTTTCCCGCGATGTCGGACGTACGTCCGGCATCATCCGCGGCGACCACGCGTGTACCCCTTTGCCTCGTGCACTGCTCGCAGCCGGCGCCCTGCCCCCCGACTCCGGCTCGTCGGTTGCGGAATCCGAACACGACGACTGTCCGGCGCGCAACCACTCGTTACGAGATCGAGCGCCGAGGGGCACGATAGGGGACGACACCAACAGAGACCTACTCAGCTCTACCAAGGCAGGGAGATCCCTTGACCGGCCAGAACACCGACGGCACCGGGCCGCGGCGCGTGCACGTCATCCGCGACGGGCTTGCCGCCCACCTGCCGGACATCGATCCCGAGGAGACGG encodes:
- a CDS encoding NACHT domain-containing NTPase; its protein translation is MTLITSAMLAKLIAPVAGTAFREVARSAGSAFAARNKVGLPSRSRVAELTDFVEQQLKRHSHDGISDAVSSYVASPECITLIEHLLIFRALGRPISEDGPLRRELAAGADRYDLLSLEDQDALFRILLGAADAVLTYAGVTGDEGLRQQPTESSTLISEAYLQSIDTQVALLTRPLRVTISEVDSALRKYAASLRSISGKLQPPNFDGTESVPLDRLFVVPRLKQVNRIEGRELDLEDLITERRVVVLGDPGGGKTTLTKKLSQDLVKGSIPTANPTVPHETIFPFVVVLREFGAFLARSSGSVAEFISETLRVTYQVTLTSDSIEYILSVGRAYVIFDGLDELLDPSDRQRVADIVTAFGVLYSSTGILVTSRRVGYLQAPLPADDFTIVSLDGFEAAQVEAYVRNWFSLLPGLPDERRAEMVRQFIEDSRAVPDLCSSPLMLALICTIYRFEGYIPRNRPDVYEKCTKMLFDRWDRHRGLREQFEFEAHVEPALMSLAHRIYLDSDLQSGVTERGLVSAAADYLDEWQYGDRVLAERAAEQFVRFCRGRAWVFSDVGLTPDGESLYAFTHRTFLEYFTAAHLARTVTSTDELLSTLLEKIRMNEWDVVAQLALQIRAKSRQGGPDVVATSLLESAELCSEEEEKRNILAFISRCLGFLPLSPRCARGFGSTLIELALGLEIQEKAPQTGSRSRILSEALKGIVESALEARVALGESAAQFLLGRLESLIGERPEVQDPNPAHEITVSAAWSLGRRCASLQATSEIGTRLAAAVGDQLAANYRSWGKWAAVALYWGGQLSPLEVVDAIPPQSWRFSSPQAGLNISLVQPVYSALADVLSEEKNIAKEEFAKATSLVHEYAQRAAEAIPLSGADFGADTTPLQSLLESTFLRRNQDENAPVLQNPLSGQNILDSGLLLATFFERQEDAEVVDSLTPLLGRLRQLEPILRARAQGGGGHRAAAEAVIPAGKHRDLLLSWAAGEVDFLLPLASATDG
- a CDS encoding phospholipase D family protein; this translates as MGTADWFLTRPERGNPAYRQPDWREGNDVRAHVHGTAYFARLVAEVRALRPGDHLLFTDWRGDADELLCPEGPTVGELFCDAARRGVVVKGLMWRSHADELSYSGQENRQLGDEVHAAGGEVLLDERVRRAGSHHQKLVVLRHLDDPGRDVAFAGGIDLCRSRRDDHTHRGDPQAAPMAAAYGEHPPWHDVQLEVRGPAVGLLDALFRERWDDPHSVDVHNPIAWLRDRLSNTDMRADPLPERPPDPPPAGHATVQVLRTYPAVRPGYPFAPHGERSVARGYGKVLRRARRLVYLEDQYMWSPHIARLLAEALRRNPRLHLMVVVPRHPDVDGRFALPPNQVGRVQAIEVCERAAPDRVHVYDLENREGTPVYVHAKVAVVDDTWACAGSANLNRRSWSHDSELSVAVLDDERDDREPVDPGGLGDGALRFARDLRLTLLREHLDRRHGDDADLLDPDDAVRAVDAAAEALDAWHDGGRGGPRPPGRLRHHRPERMRKRTRLWAVPAYRLVYDPDGRPWRDRMRGRW
- a CDS encoding peroxiredoxin; the protein is MAPEVGTEAPDFTLKDQNNQDVTLSSFRGRRNVLVVFYPFAFSGICTGELCAIRDDIGSFQNEDVQVLGVSVDHVFALKAWANQEGYQFPLLSDFWPHGELAKTYGVFNADRGMAVRGTFLVDQQGIVRFAEVNAPGEARDQDAWKKALASVA
- a CDS encoding tyrosine-type recombinase/integrase, whose amino-acid sequence is MAGPGLGHARLADHGHRRPPGGAVWPALVARGSARRSSPRSAARSRSTGRSGSRRTPRPTSNAGCALDPETVTALTEHNERCTARCEALDVPLARDAFVFSLAPDSSRPLVPSSVSQRYSRLAKRLDIDTHLHCLRHYSATELIAAGVDVRTVAGRLGHGGGGVTTLRVYAAWVAEADQRAAAVLAQRGPARPAVPTDDVGRVLRRPRSPRERLAVELRERIIRRVRRGRPPPRCQGIGSRAWAFAIDGEEGVRPDARVGFDFGRRG
- a CDS encoding DUF3052 domain-containing protein: MVAADDAGRTSDIAGKLGVEPGMVVQELGWDSDVDEAVRDAVEERAGDDLLDEEADDVIDLVLLWWRDGDGDLVDALINAIGPLAENGVIWVLTPKTGRPGHVEPSDIAEAAPTAGLSQTSNITVSEGWVGSRLVSPKAAKSRR